In a single window of the Pontibacter russatus genome:
- a CDS encoding hybrid sensor histidine kinase/response regulator transcription factor — protein sequence MAGLAQLVRITKSRLSQKRSDFPPALYIVRWGILLGAFLLNTSFIPAQPENIIKQYGVADGLSLGMVTSITQDDKGLMWFATEDGLNRFDGYSFKVFKYVPNQAFSLTGNFIQKVFKDSKGVIWASSRYGLNRFDAKTESFVHYQHDPNDKSAIVGNDITDITESGNGDLWVASYNSGFSYYNRAKNSFIPYSKQTLHELSSDKVISLYEDSKGLLWVGTQDGGVNVFRVRKGVVLGKDRKLSQRVSLSSSNIRSIYEDHLHNIWIGTSHGLVLYQRENGEVFRFDAKAYPISGNTILSIREDSKEMLWIGVQGGGAYKLDLRQLGGHSIKNIVFTEVKGKDGGPITQRSVQAIYEDKDQNMWIGTHGDGIAMVSNLKERFIHFQHGKTAGGVEGDISYYGICADNEGNLWLGTDADGIYKDKLNKDTDKPTIALEGKAILCALQDKSQNLWFGSYAQGLFLYNKETDSFVNFRHAPADNTSLGGNDVRVVFEDSKHNIWIGTNGGGLNLFDKETQTFKNFNPSNSSLTSNDVRAIAEDKKGTLWIGTYGGGLYRFSPTRQSFTKFDYKPEGKGYLSSDVVLALHLDAQENLWIGTEEDGLMMYNSSKNELVRYSEQTGLANNTVYAILSDLLGSIWMSTNKGLSKLDVKTKKFYNYDGSDGLQSGQFNSGSALYNKREGYMAFGGTQGLTIFYPAQVKERLSAPNVMITGLQLFNKPAKLNKNTESSQSQAIGEGGNVVLQPNQSVFTVEFGALDYSSPEKNSYAYKLEGLDREWNYVGSQRSATYRYLEPGDYTFMVKASNSASAWGNDFTSVQISVLPPLWRTPLAYLFYLLVLAGAVYWGYSIRNRQKKLRRRLLLAKAQSRKERKLAKDRLSFFTEVSHEFRTPLTLMLGPLEEMIGKESLPTPSGRKLRLVYQNAQKLLHLINQLLDYRKADAGNMVLKVRREDIAGFIEEVYTTFRELAERKRIDFSLHAPDAPVLVWYDREKLEMVLNNLLSNSFKYIGTGNAIAVTISTERGTTPENQPGFVVVEVKDNGIGIPAGKLKHIFEWFYQGNPVAPMSSGLGLALAKKLIELHKGQIFAESTEGEGSRFGFKLLLGKGHFEPGTISEGEAPPALPERRPEAVLAASESKAGRNSGHRKGFRKILIVEDEEEIRAFLKGCLEDTYHLIEAANGKEGLEQALAHHPDIVISDVRMPVLDGIVMCRELKSNIRTSHIPVVLLTARTALTHHKEGLETGADAYLTKPFSPELLRIKLHNLLQSQEKLKRFYLNLFHSSQPQPEKEADSIDGKFLQNIYEILRANLDNPDFNVNELSAALHLSRSLVYKKIKALTGSSPVEYLRSLKMQEAARLLKSGRHKVFEVAYMVGFNDEKYFRQCFSKEFGCSPSTYINGTEIAV from the coding sequence ATGGCTGGATTAGCGCAGTTGGTAAGAATAACGAAAAGCCGGTTGAGCCAAAAACGGTCGGATTTTCCTCCGGCTTTATATATCGTGCGGTGGGGCATCCTGCTGGGGGCTTTTCTTCTGAATACCTCTTTTATCCCTGCCCAGCCGGAGAACATCATAAAGCAGTACGGTGTAGCAGATGGCTTGTCGCTAGGGATGGTTACCAGCATCACGCAGGATGACAAAGGACTGATGTGGTTTGCCACTGAAGACGGGCTAAACCGCTTTGACGGCTATTCTTTCAAAGTCTTTAAATATGTCCCGAACCAGGCATTCAGCCTGACAGGCAACTTCATCCAAAAAGTGTTCAAAGACTCCAAAGGAGTGATATGGGCTTCGTCCAGGTACGGGCTGAACCGCTTCGATGCCAAAACGGAAAGCTTTGTACACTACCAGCATGACCCCAACGACAAAAGCGCTATTGTAGGCAACGATATTACCGATATTACCGAAAGCGGCAATGGAGATTTGTGGGTGGCTTCCTACAACTCCGGCTTTTCATACTACAACAGGGCTAAGAACAGCTTTATCCCCTACAGCAAACAAACCCTCCACGAGCTTTCAAGCGACAAAGTCATCAGCCTATATGAAGACAGCAAGGGGTTGCTGTGGGTCGGCACGCAGGATGGCGGGGTAAATGTGTTCCGGGTGCGAAAAGGTGTTGTCCTGGGAAAAGACAGAAAACTCTCACAGCGCGTCTCCTTGTCATCCTCTAACATTAGAAGCATATACGAAGACCACCTGCATAACATCTGGATAGGCACGTCCCATGGGTTAGTCTTATACCAGAGAGAGAATGGGGAGGTTTTCCGTTTCGATGCGAAGGCGTATCCCATTAGTGGCAACACTATTTTGTCGATTCGGGAAGACAGCAAGGAGATGCTGTGGATAGGCGTGCAAGGCGGGGGAGCCTACAAGCTGGATTTACGTCAACTTGGCGGGCATTCCATAAAGAACATTGTCTTTACGGAGGTGAAGGGGAAAGACGGCGGCCCGATTACGCAGCGGTCTGTGCAAGCCATATATGAAGACAAGGACCAGAACATGTGGATAGGCACACACGGCGACGGCATTGCCATGGTCAGCAACCTGAAAGAAAGGTTTATTCACTTCCAGCACGGGAAAACTGCAGGGGGCGTGGAGGGCGATATCAGCTATTATGGCATTTGTGCAGACAATGAAGGAAATCTGTGGCTGGGAACCGACGCGGACGGTATATATAAGGATAAACTGAATAAAGACACGGACAAGCCCACTATTGCATTGGAGGGCAAGGCTATCCTGTGCGCCCTGCAGGATAAGAGTCAAAACCTGTGGTTCGGCTCTTATGCCCAAGGTTTGTTCCTATATAATAAGGAAACGGACTCCTTCGTGAACTTCAGGCATGCCCCCGCTGATAACACCTCCCTGGGAGGAAACGACGTCAGAGTTGTTTTTGAGGATTCGAAGCACAACATCTGGATTGGCACCAACGGCGGCGGCCTTAACCTCTTTGACAAAGAGACGCAAACCTTCAAAAACTTCAACCCTTCTAACAGCAGCCTGACCTCGAATGACGTGAGGGCAATTGCTGAGGATAAAAAAGGCACGCTCTGGATCGGAACGTACGGGGGAGGGCTGTACAGGTTCTCTCCCACCAGGCAATCTTTCACAAAATTCGACTACAAGCCGGAAGGGAAAGGTTATTTATCCAGCGATGTGGTGTTGGCGCTGCACCTGGACGCACAAGAGAACCTCTGGATTGGCACCGAAGAAGATGGCCTGATGATGTACAACAGCTCCAAAAACGAGCTTGTAAGGTACAGTGAGCAGACCGGCCTCGCAAACAACACCGTGTACGCCATCCTATCCGACTTGCTTGGCAGTATATGGATGAGCACTAACAAGGGCTTGTCCAAGCTGGATGTAAAGACAAAAAAGTTCTATAATTACGACGGGTCAGATGGCCTGCAAAGCGGGCAGTTCAATTCCGGTTCGGCCCTCTACAACAAGCGGGAGGGGTATATGGCATTCGGAGGCACGCAGGGGCTCACCATCTTTTATCCTGCCCAGGTAAAAGAAAGGCTAAGCGCGCCTAACGTCATGATTACGGGCTTACAGCTGTTTAACAAGCCTGCAAAATTGAATAAGAATACCGAAAGCTCCCAGAGTCAGGCCATAGGAGAGGGCGGGAATGTTGTACTTCAACCCAACCAGTCTGTTTTCACCGTTGAATTTGGAGCCCTGGATTATTCCAGCCCGGAGAAGAACAGCTATGCCTATAAGCTGGAGGGGTTAGACAGGGAGTGGAACTATGTCGGCAGCCAGCGCTCCGCCACCTATCGCTACCTGGAGCCGGGAGATTACACGTTCATGGTGAAAGCGTCGAACAGCGCCAGCGCCTGGGGCAACGACTTTACCTCTGTGCAAATCAGTGTGCTGCCCCCTCTCTGGCGGACTCCCCTGGCTTATTTATTCTATTTGCTTGTGTTAGCAGGAGCCGTCTACTGGGGCTATAGCATTCGTAACAGGCAAAAGAAGTTGAGGCGAAGGCTCCTGCTGGCCAAGGCCCAGAGCAGAAAGGAGCGCAAGCTCGCCAAAGACAGGCTAAGCTTTTTTACAGAAGTATCGCATGAGTTCAGAACGCCCCTCACGCTCATGCTCGGCCCTCTGGAGGAGATGATAGGGAAGGAGAGCCTGCCCACACCCTCCGGCAGGAAGTTGCGCCTGGTTTACCAGAATGCCCAAAAGCTCCTGCACCTGATTAACCAACTGCTGGACTACCGCAAGGCTGACGCCGGGAACATGGTTTTAAAGGTAAGAAGAGAGGATATAGCCGGATTCATAGAAGAGGTTTATACCACTTTCCGGGAGCTGGCCGAAAGAAAACGGATTGATTTCAGCCTCCATGCGCCGGATGCTCCCGTCCTGGTGTGGTACGACAGGGAAAAACTGGAAATGGTGCTCAACAACCTGCTCTCCAATTCCTTTAAATACATTGGCACGGGCAACGCCATCGCTGTGACGATAAGCACAGAAAGAGGAACCACACCTGAAAACCAGCCGGGCTTTGTTGTGGTGGAGGTGAAAGACAATGGCATCGGAATCCCGGCCGGCAAGCTAAAGCACATCTTCGAATGGTTTTATCAGGGAAACCCCGTGGCGCCGATGAGCTCCGGACTAGGGCTGGCGCTGGCAAAAAAACTGATTGAGCTGCACAAAGGGCAAATCTTCGCGGAGAGCACAGAAGGTGAAGGCTCTAGGTTCGGGTTTAAGCTGCTATTAGGCAAAGGCCATTTCGAGCCAGGCACTATTTCAGAAGGCGAGGCCCCTCCTGCCCTGCCTGAAAGGAGACCCGAGGCTGTTTTAGCGGCCTCGGAAAGCAAGGCTGGCAGGAATAGTGGCCATAGAAAAGGATTCAGGAAGATACTGATAGTAGAGGACGAGGAAGAAATCAGGGCTTTTCTCAAAGGCTGCTTAGAAGACACCTATCATCTGATAGAGGCTGCAAACGGCAAAGAAGGCTTGGAGCAGGCGCTCGCGCACCACCCGGACATTGTCATCAGTGATGTGAGGATGCCTGTTCTGGACGGTATTGTCATGTGCAGGGAGCTGAAATCCAATATCCGCACGAGCCATATCCCTGTTGTGCTGCTAACTGCCAGGACAGCGCTCACACATCACAAAGAGGGCCTTGAAACAGGAGCAGACGCCTACCTGACAAAACCATTTAGCCCGGAGCTGCTGCGGATAAAGCTACACAATCTCCTGCAGTCTCAGGAGAAGCTAAAAAGGTTTTACCTGAACCTCTTCCATAGCAGTCAGCCGCAACCCGAGAAGGAGGCAGATTCTATTGATGGGAAATTTCTGCAAAACATATATGAGATACTGAGGGCAAACCTGGATAACCCCGATTTTAACGTGAACGAGCTTTCCGCCGCGCTCCATCTGAGCCGGTCTCTCGTGTATAAAAAAATCAAGGCGCTGACAGGCTCCTCTCCCGTAGAGTACCTGCGCTCACTGAAAATGCAGGAGGCCGCGAGGCTGCTGAAGTCGGGCAGGCACAAAGTTTTTGAAGTGGCCTATATGGTTGGCTTCAACGACGAGAAGTACTTCAGGCAGTGCTTCTCAAAAGAGTTCGGATGTTCCCCGTCCACCTATATAAACGGGACTGAAATAGCCGTTTAG